AAGCCTGCAGATATCAACCTTCAGCATACACTGCCGAAGTTCTGGACAGAGAGAAAAGGTTTCATCCTCAGACCGGGTGACGGTGTTATCCACAGCTGGCTGAACAGAATGTGTCTTCCGGACACGGTTGGTACGGGTGGAGACTCACATACACGTTTCCCAATCGGTATCTCGTTTCCTGCAGGTTCGGGTCTTGTTGCTTTTGCAGCGGTAACAGGTATGATGCCTTTGACAATGCCTGAGTCTGTACTTGTAAGATTCAAAGGTGAAATGCAGCCTGGTATCACACTGCGAGACTTGGTCAATGCCATTCCTTACCAGGCGATCAAAGACGGTTTGTTGACTGTTGAGAAGAAAGGTAAGAAAAATATATTCGCAGGTCGTGTTCTTGAGATCGAAGGTCTTGAAACCCTCAAGTGTGAGCAGGCATTTGAGCTTTCGGATGCATCGGCAGAGCGTTCGGCAGCAGCATGTACGGTCAAGTTGGACAAAGAGCCTATTATCGAGTATCTTAAGTCAAATATCGTACTCATAGAAGAGTTGATCGATCAGGGCTATGAAGACAAACAAACGCTTCAGAGACGTGCGGACAAGATGAAAGAGTGGATCGCGAATCCCGAACTGCTTGAGGCAGACAGTGATGCAGATTATGCTGCGGTCATCGAGATCGACATGAATGAGATCAAAGAGCCGATTCTTGCCTGTCCAAACGATCCGGATGATGTCAAGACACTGACAGAAATCCATGAGCAGGGACTTAGAACGGAGATCGATGAAGTCTTCGTCGGTTCATGTATGACTAATATTGGTCTTTTCAGAGCGCTGGGTGAAGTCCTTAAAGGTGAAGGTCAGGTACCGACAAAGCTGTGGATATGTCCTCCTACAAAAATGGATGAGCATACACTGATCGAAGAGGGGTACTACTCTATCTTCGGTACGGCAGGTGCAAGAACGGAGATTCCGGGATGTTCACTCTGTATGGGTAACCAGGCACAGGTGGCTAAAGGTGCCTATGTATTCTCTACTTCTACAAGAAACTTCGACAACAGACTGGGTAAAGATTCTCAAGTCTATCTTGGTTCTGCTGAGCTTGCAGCCGTGGTTGCCCTGAAAGGCAAACTGCCGACAGCCGAGGAATATATGGAACTGGTCACCAAGAAGATCAAACCTGAAATGACGGATGATGTCTACAGATACCTGAACTTCAACAAGGTTGCCAAAGAAGACCTTGAAGCGATGGTCGAGTAAGTACCTCTCTATCTCTTTCTACCCCGGTTTCGGGGTAGGATATTTCCTCTCTTTTATGTTATAATCATATTCAATTTCATTATATTAGGTTTTTAGATGAAGCGTATCGTACTTTCCTTGCTTTTCCTTTCCATTGTTCTTCATGCGGGGGACAGAGAACTCATTCCTGTTTCCAAAACGGAATTCATCTATATAGACACAAAGGGAAATGAACATGATATTGATTTGACAGGCAAGGATTTCATCCTGGTATCGGTCAGGGAAGAAGACAGTGACGGCAGGGTCTATGCTGTGGACCGTGACGGCACGGTCTGGCTAAGTGGCGGCATCTCTTCTGGTGAAGAGATGGGATTCACCCCTTCCGGAAAATGGAGCATACTTCAGAAAAAACGCTACTATACTTCCAAAAGATATCCTGAACCTGACGGCAGCAATAATATGGATTACAGTCTTTTCTTTACACCGTGGGGGCATGCGCTGCATAAAGGGAATATCGACTATTCTTCGCATGGTTGCATCCATGTGGACAAAAAAGATATACCGCTGATTTACAACTGGGCGTGGGTAGGCATGCCGGTCCTCATTACCCGTCACCGCTATATGCAGTTTGCAAGACCAGATCTTCTCCGTATCTACAAGACCAACAAGAAATATACCCGAAGAAGAAGACGTTAGCCTTTTGTTGCATCACTCAATACTCTTTCTATTCTCCGACACTGTTTATTGTTACAGTATTTTTGTGTGGTAGGATTGTAAAACCTGATAGAAGCAGACTTGGAGATGACCTTTAGTATTTTCCGAAATAGTCAAAGATAGTATTGAATTTTCTGGGAATACGTCTGGGTCTTCCATCTTCAATATAGACTAATACCACTTCCATGGAAAAGACCTTCGTATCATTTTTGAATATCTCCTGCAATAGGACCATAGAACTGCTTTTTTGACTCAGTATCTTCGATGTAACATCGAGCATATCCCCAAGTGTAGAAGTAGCCAAAAAGTCGGCATGGATGTTGCGCACCACAAAACCGCTGTCGGAACCCTCCCCAGGCAGCATGTTTTGTTCAAAAAATATTTCGGAACGTGCTCTTTCGCAGAAATTGATGTAGCGTGTATGGTAGGTGATGCCTCCGGCATCGGTATCTTCATAATAGACTCTTATCCTCATCTTTTTAACCCCATATACAGGGCTTTTGAGAGGTGTTGTCTGTCCACCGTGCCCAAAATCGTGCCCATTTTTTCTATTTTCTTAAAGCGTATTTCGTCATCCTCTTCTATGAATTTAGTATAGATCTTTAGGGTGATGGAAACATCTTTGTGCCCAAGCATTTTAGACACATAAACTATATCAGCACCTTTGCTTATGAGCTGTGATGCAAATGTATGTCTTAGATTATACAGGACACGGGCTTTGATCCCAGTTCTTTTTCTTTATCCTTTGAAAGTATGCTTGTAGTATAATCAATATTAATTTTATTTTAATATTTGACAAGGGTAGAGAAGTATGCAAGAAGAGATCCTCAATGACAATAAAAATGTAACTGCTAACAGCCAACAAGTAGAACTCCTCAAAAAAAACTTTCCACAGTGTTTTGATAAAGATGGTAATTTCATCGTTCATAAGATGGAGGAGATTGTAGGAGAGAGTGGGCTTGAGCTTTCAAAAGAGAGTTATTCTCTGAACTGGTTAGGAAAATCTTATGCCAGACTCCTTGCCAACGAAAACCCTCGTACACTGCTCAAAGAAGACAAAAAGCACAACACCAAAGAGCAAAATAAAGAGAGTCAAAATCTCCTCATTAAGGGTGACAATCTTGAGGTGCTCAAACACCTCTCAAACGCCTATGCCGAGTCTATTAAAATGATCTATATCGACCCACCATACAATACAGGGTCAGATGGATTTGTCTATAATGATGATAGAAAATTTACATCCCAAGAACTTAGCCGTTTGGCAGATATTGACATGGATGAAGCCAAAAGGATTTTGGAGTTTACCCAAAGTAATGCCAACTCCCACTCTGCATGGCTTACTTTTATGTATCCACGGCTTTATGTGGCAAGACAGCTACTTAAAGAGGAAGGGGTGATTTTTATCTCAATTGATGAGAATGAGAACGCACAATTAAAAATACTTTGTGATGAAGTCTTTGGTGAAGAAAATTATGCAGGTGAAATTGTATGGAAAAATAGTAGTAAAAATGATCAATCATACATTTCTATACAGCACGAGTACATTTTTGTATACGTAAAAAGTAAAGCACATAATAGTGGAGACTGGAAAGAAAAAAAAGAGGGACTAGATTTAATCTATAAAGCTTTTGAAAAGTTTAGAAAAAAACATGGAGATGACTGGGGTGCTATTCATAAAGATGCCTTATCTTGGTATAAACAATTTCCCGCGTCAGATCCAATAATGGGAAGTAAACATTATACTTGGATGGATGAAAAAGGTGTGTATTTTCCTGATAATATTTCTGGTCCAAATCATGGACAGTATAGATATGATGTTGATCATCCTGTTACAAAACAAGTCTGCAAAGCCCCTAGTAGTGGATGGCGATATCCCGAAGAGACCATGATACAAAGAATCAAAGATAATCTTGTGCATTTTGGTAAAGACCATACCACAGTACCAAATAATAAAACATATCTGAAAGATACTGAATCTCAAAGCTTAACAAGCATAAAGTATCAAGACGGAAGGGTTGCTTCGAAGCAATTGACTAAATTGATGGGAGGCAAGTATTTTACAAATCCAAAAGATGTGAGTATTTTAATTAGATTAATGAAATCCATTGGTGTTGGCAATAATGATATTGTTTTGGACTTTTTTGCCGGTTCAGGAACTACAGGACAGGCTGTGATGGAATTAAATGTTAATGAAGGAAGTGAAGTATCATTTGTACTTGTGCAGATTAGAGAAAATTTGGACGAAGCATATGCCAATGCTGCAGGGGATGGAAAAAAAACAATAAAGAATGCTATTGAATTTTTGGGTGAGCATAGCAAGCCTCATGATGTATCCGAATTAACTCAAATACGTTTAAAAAAAGCATCAGAAAATATAAAAAAAGAACATCCAAACTGTAAAGGTGATCTTGGCTTCAAGATTTATGAGACAATGCCTGTATGGGATGGATACCTGGATGAGATAGAGAAACTTGAAGAAGATACAACTCTTTTTGATGGAAGTAAACTTAATAATGAAGAGC
This DNA window, taken from Sulfurovum lithotrophicum, encodes the following:
- a CDS encoding site-specific DNA-methyltransferase, producing the protein MQEEILNDNKNVTANSQQVELLKKNFPQCFDKDGNFIVHKMEEIVGESGLELSKESYSLNWLGKSYARLLANENPRTLLKEDKKHNTKEQNKESQNLLIKGDNLEVLKHLSNAYAESIKMIYIDPPYNTGSDGFVYNDDRKFTSQELSRLADIDMDEAKRILEFTQSNANSHSAWLTFMYPRLYVARQLLKEEGVIFISIDENENAQLKILCDEVFGEENYAGEIVWKNSSKNDQSYISIQHEYIFVYVKSKAHNSGDWKEKKEGLDLIYKAFEKFRKKHGDDWGAIHKDALSWYKQFPASDPIMGSKHYTWMDEKGVYFPDNISGPNHGQYRYDVDHPVTKQVCKAPSSGWRYPEETMIQRIKDNLVHFGKDHTTVPNNKTYLKDTESQSLTSIKYQDGRVASKQLTKLMGGKYFTNPKDVSILIRLMKSIGVGNNDIVLDFFAGSGTTGQAVMELNVNEGSEVSFVLVQIRENLDEAYANAAGDGKKTIKNAIEFLGEHSKPHDVSELTQIRLKKASENIKKEHPNCKGDLGFKIYETMPVWDGYLDEIEKLEEDTTLFDGSKLNNEELEVLLTTWKVYDGLELSYELQGVELSDYKAHLGKGILYLVYSGFSTDALKALLEKLDSDPTFEPSRVVLFGYNFTSKAQRELDEALSSYANKKSIELDVVVRY
- a CDS encoding tyrosine-type recombinase/integrase — its product is MKARVLYNLRHTFASQLISKGADIVYVSKMLGHKDVSITLKIYTKFIEEDDEIRFKKIEKMGTILGTVDRQHLSKALYMGLKR
- a CDS encoding YbgC/FadM family acyl-CoA thioesterase, translating into MRIRVYYEDTDAGGITYHTRYINFCERARSEIFFEQNMLPGEGSDSGFVVRNIHADFLATSTLGDMLDVTSKILSQKSSSMVLLQEIFKNDTKVFSMEVVLVYIEDGRPRRIPRKFNTIFDYFGKY
- a CDS encoding L,D-transpeptidase, which translates into the protein MKRIVLSLLFLSIVLHAGDRELIPVSKTEFIYIDTKGNEHDIDLTGKDFILVSVREEDSDGRVYAVDRDGTVWLSGGISSGEEMGFTPSGKWSILQKKRYYTSKRYPEPDGSNNMDYSLFFTPWGHALHKGNIDYSSHGCIHVDKKDIPLIYNWAWVGMPVLITRHRYMQFARPDLLRIYKTNKKYTRRRRR